A region of Pyxidicoccus parkwaysis DNA encodes the following proteins:
- a CDS encoding pentapeptide repeat-containing protein, whose product MGNNTVQPNRGAEAARLAAELAARQAEEAAKREAARKAAEQKPTTVKHMKADGFDGRLRSKGPNLSGESTLAYTPSVDTRSGTSFVALSGPRDFEQGDTPTPVAPTATVTAGGVARTVTLDSPAALADHLKGKTPPFDLSNVVFNFPLDMRSGGELFGLLASTFPGTRTDTLFLQANLSGAVFKQGVVNADLISANLKGARFEGRVANVSFEYSDLSGADFSRSTGVVSSDFAFSIIDNPKLMDGVDITGSVFTGTPLGTQPMLASVQLNSPAMLTALTGTSDPAAQQARIKEYQAAGTLLEKLKAALPAGTLDGALSREWRSRLYDVLNTTPGMPSASADPSSPEYASHFLIKANIFDAVDGRYGVFDRPKAGVTLESLAALKTPDGKQHMQRTINDVLASMLLSDAPISLDAPYGGNAPPTAVGEMNRLAKDVKSRAAPGAEPSMNTWLDSTFVYNAQEFSVRNTNLHPLYFDYVKAMLPILDPAHVETFNRMSADGLVTPQQMLDAGMDTMVQDLFKNVIGV is encoded by the coding sequence ATGGGGAACAACACCGTCCAGCCGAATCGCGGCGCCGAAGCCGCACGCCTTGCAGCCGAGCTCGCCGCCCGTCAGGCCGAGGAGGCCGCGAAACGCGAGGCCGCGCGGAAGGCCGCGGAGCAGAAGCCCACCACCGTGAAGCATATGAAAGCTGACGGCTTCGATGGACGCCTCCGGAGCAAGGGGCCGAACCTGAGCGGCGAGTCCACGCTGGCCTATACACCTTCAGTCGATACCCGCTCGGGCACGTCCTTCGTGGCGCTCTCCGGTCCGCGGGACTTCGAGCAGGGAGACACGCCCACGCCGGTGGCGCCAACCGCGACTGTCACGGCGGGCGGCGTGGCTCGCACCGTCACGCTCGATTCGCCCGCGGCGCTGGCGGACCACCTGAAGGGGAAGACACCTCCCTTCGACTTGAGCAACGTGGTCTTCAACTTCCCGTTGGACATGCGCTCGGGCGGAGAGCTGTTCGGGCTCCTCGCGAGCACGTTCCCGGGCACGCGTACGGATACCCTGTTCCTGCAGGCCAACCTGAGCGGAGCCGTCTTCAAACAGGGCGTCGTGAACGCGGATCTCATCAGCGCCAACCTGAAGGGGGCCCGGTTCGAGGGCCGCGTCGCGAATGTCTCCTTCGAGTACTCCGACCTCTCCGGCGCGGACTTCTCCCGCAGTACCGGCGTGGTGTCCTCGGACTTCGCCTTCTCCATCATCGACAATCCGAAACTGATGGATGGGGTCGACATCACGGGCAGCGTCTTCACCGGAACGCCCCTGGGCACCCAGCCGATGCTCGCCTCGGTGCAGCTCAACAGCCCGGCGATGCTGACGGCCCTCACCGGCACCTCGGACCCGGCGGCCCAGCAGGCCCGCATCAAGGAATACCAGGCCGCCGGCACGCTGCTGGAGAAGCTGAAGGCGGCGCTGCCCGCTGGGACACTCGATGGGGCACTGTCCCGGGAGTGGCGCAGCCGCCTCTATGACGTGCTCAACACGACGCCGGGAATGCCCTCCGCGAGCGCCGACCCGAGCTCTCCTGAGTACGCCAGCCACTTCCTCATCAAGGCGAACATCTTCGACGCGGTGGATGGCCGGTATGGCGTGTTCGACCGACCCAAGGCCGGCGTCACGCTGGAGTCGCTGGCCGCGCTCAAGACGCCGGATGGCAAGCAGCACATGCAACGCACCATCAACGACGTGCTCGCCAGCATGCTGCTGTCAGACGCGCCCATCAGCCTGGATGCGCCCTACGGAGGCAATGCGCCTCCGACCGCGGTGGGGGAAATGAACAGGCTGGCGAAGGACGTGAAGTCCCGTGCGGCGCCGGGCGCGGAGCCCTCGATGAACACCTGGCTCGACTCGACCTTCGTCTACAACGCCCAGGAGTTCTCGGTCCGGAACACGAACCTGCACCCCCTGTACTTCGACTACGTGAAGGCCATGCTCCCCATCCTCGACCCGGCCCACGTGGAGACCTTCAACCGCATGTCGGCGGACGGGCTGGTGACGCCGCAGCAGATGCTGGACGCGGGCATGGACACCATGGTCCAGGACCTGTTCAAGAACGTCATCGGCGTCTGA